One Fusarium musae strain F31 chromosome 6, whole genome shotgun sequence DNA segment encodes these proteins:
- a CDS encoding hypothetical protein (EggNog:ENOG41~CAZy:GT39): MARTRGKSPQPPVKAPTPVTEKQPFAAPPPQPQTTAVTTKNKSKPKNTKNTSYQSDGVEDNDVFLLPLSDYWVALALILVATLVRVYKIYQPTSVVFDEVHFGGFATKYIKGKFFMDVHPPLAKMLIALTGWLAGFDGSFDFKEIGKDYIEPGVPYVAMRMFPAICGILLVPCMFFTLKAVGCRTMTAAMGAGLIIFENGLLTQARLILLDSPLVAATAFTVLSFSCFTNQHELGPSKAFQLSWWFWLVLTGLGLGITVSIKWVGLFTIAWVGSLTLLQLWVLLGDNKNVSMRLFTKHFMARVFCLIIIPLTFYMAMFAIHFVCLKNPGDGDGFMSSEFQATLNNKRMKDVPADVIMGSRVTIRHVNTQGGYLHSHPLMYPTGSKQQQITLYPHKDDNNVWLLENQTQPLGIDGQPINGTKAWDALPEPQYITDGTVLRLYHGPTHRRLHSHDVRPPITEADWQNEVSAYGYEGFEGDANDFFRVEIVKKKTYGSVAKERLRTIESKFRLVHVMTGCVLFSHKVKLPDWASEQQEVTCARGGTLPNSLWYIEGNSHPQLQGDVEKVNYRNPGFFGKFWELQKVMWRTNAGLTDSHAWDSRPESWPILRRGINFWGRQHKQVYLLGNPIIWWSSSVAVAIWVIFKAIAVLRWQRSCNDYSNITFKRFDYEIGTSVLGWALHYFPFYLMQRQLFLHHYFPALYFAIIALCQLFDYATARIPGAGARDTALINRVATVSFLVLSAAVFMLYSPLAYGSPWTKADCRRMKLFNTWDFDCNTFYDSYDKYSEVPSISSSVVPTTSAAKNVEPKQEEAPVSQKQEEAVISGAPPAPDQAQVEHRVVAKEEKVEYRDQDGNLLDPEEVKALEGKVEFKTKYETKTRVVDEQGNEVQEPAEGWDQNLAGVAPPHPDVEGVNSETVKGKDEGAAAPQDVAASKDGEKEAEEAKAKPASENQQDATVKEEL, encoded by the exons ATGGCTCGTACGAGGGGCAAGAGTCCCCAACCGCCAGTCAAGGCCCCGACGCCTGTGACTGAGAAGCAGCCTTTtgcagctcctcctcctcagccgcAGACCACTGctgtcaccaccaagaacaagtccaagcctaagaacaccaagaacacTTCGTACCAGTCcgatggcgttgaggatAACgatgtcttcctcctccccctctcCGACTATTGGGTGGCCTTGGCCCTCATCCTCGTTGCTACCCTCGTTCGCGTGTACAAGATCTATCAGCCCACAAGCGTTGTCTTTGACGAGGTCCA CTTCGGTGGCTTTGCTACAAAGTATATCAAGGGCAAGTTCTTCATGGACGTTCACCCTCCCCTGGCCAAGATGCTCATTGCCCTTACCGGATGGCTTGCTGGATTTGATGGAAGTTTCGACTTTAAGGAGATTGGCAAGGACTACATTGAGCCTGGTGTTCCCTATGTCGCGATGCGAATGTTCCCTGCTATCTGCGGTATTCTCTTGGTTCCCTGCATGTTCTTCActctcaaggctgttggTTGCCGTACAATGACTGCTGCCATGGGAGCTGGCCTGATCATCTTCG AGAACGGTCTTCTTACCCAGGCtcgtctcatcctcctcgattCGCCTCTTGTCGCCGCGACTGCTTTCACCGTCCTCTCCTTTTCTTGCTTCACCAACCAGCACGAGCTTGGCCCTTCCAAGGCTTTCCAGCTAAGCTGGTGGTTCTGGCTTGTTCTTACTGGTCTTGGCCTGGGTATCACCGTCAGCATCAAGTGGGTTGGACTCTTCACCATTGCCTGGGTTGGATCCCTCACTCTACTTCAACTCTGGGTCCTTCTCGGCGACAACAAGAACGTGTCCATG CGTCTTTTCACTAAGCACTTTATGGCTCGTGTCTTCTGTCTAATCATTATTCCACTCACCTTCTACATGGCCATGTTCGCCATCCACTTCGTTTGCCTCAAGAACCCTGGCGACGGTGATGGCTTCATGAGCTCCGAGTTCCAGGCcactctcaacaacaagcgTATGAAGGATGTCCCCGCCGATGTTATCATGGGCAGCCGTGTCACCATCCGCCATGTTAACACTCAGGGTGGCTACCTCCACTCTCATCCTCTCATGTACCCTACCGGTagcaagcagcagcagatcaCCCTGTACCCTCACAAGGACGACAACAACGTGTGGCTCCTTGAGAACCAGACCCAGCCTCTTGGAATTGATGGCCAGCCCATCAATGGCACCAAGGCCTGGGACGCCCTTCCTGAGCCTCAGTACATCACCGACGGTACCGTCCTTCGTCTTTACCATGGCCCCACTCATCGCCGCCTTCACTCTCATGACGTTCGCCCACCTATCACTGAGGCCGACTGGCAAAATGAGGTTTCTGCCTATGGTTACGAAGGATTCGAGGGAGATGCCAACGATTTCTTCCGTGTTGAGattgtgaagaagaagacatatGGATCTGTTGCAAAGGAACGTCTTCGCACTATCGAATCCAAGTTCCGTCTTGTGCACGTCATGACAGGCTGTGTTCTGTTCTCCCACAAGGTCAAGCTCCCTGACTGGGCCTCTGAGCAACAGGAAGTTACTTGCGCCCGAGGCGGAACTCTTCCCAACAGTCTATGGTACATCGAGGGTAACTCTCACCCTCAATTGCAgggcgatgttgagaaggtcaacTACCGCAATCCTGGTTTCTTCGGCAAGTTCTGGGAACTCCAGAAGGTCATGTGGCGAACAAACGCCGGTCTCACTGACTCTCACGCCTGGGATTCTCGCCCTGAGTCGTGGCCCATTCTCCGCCGTGGTATCAACTTCTGGGGTCGTCAGCATAAGCAGGTTTATCTCCTCGGAAACCCCATCATTTGGTGGTCTTCCAGCGTTGCCGTTGCCATCTGGGTCATCTTCAAGGCTATTGCTGTTCTCCGCTGGCAGCGCAGCTGCAATGACTACTCCAACATCACCTTCAAGCGATTCGACTACGAGATTGGTACTTCAGTTCTTGGCTGGGCTCTGCACTACTTCCCCTTCTACCTGATGCAACGTCAACTTTTCCTTCATCACTATTTCCCTGCTCTCTACTTTGCGATCATTGCTTTGTGCCAGCTCTTTGACTACGCCACTGCCCGCATCCCCGGAGCTGGTGCTCGTGATACCGCTTTGATCAACCGTGTTGCTACTGTCTCGTTCCTTGTCCTGTCGGCTGCCGTCTTCATGCTCTACTCTCCCCTGGCCTACGGAAGCCCTTGGACCAAGGCCGACTGCAGGCGCATGAAGCTTTTCAACACCTGGGACTTCGACTGCAACACCTTTTATGATAGC TATGACAAGTACAGCGAGGTCCCCTCCATCAGCTCATCTGTAGTCCCCACCACCTCAGCAGCCAAGAACGTTGAGCCCAAGCAGGAGGAGGCCCCTGTCTCCCAGAAGCAAGAAGAGGCTGTCATCTCTGGAGCTCCCCCTGCTCCTGATCAGGCCCAGGTTGAGCACCGAGTCGTTGCtaaggaggagaaggttgagtACCGTGACCAGGATGGCAACCTCCTTGACCCTGAGGAGGTAAAAGCTCTTGAGGGCAAGGTTGAGTTCAAGACCAAGTACGAAACCAAGACACGCGTTGTTGATGAACAGGGCAACGAAGTCCAAGAGCCTGCTGAGGGCTGGGACCAGAACCTGGCTGGTGTCGCTCCTCCTCACCCCGACGTCGAGGGTGTCAACAGCGAGACCGTTAAGGGCAAGGATGAAGGTGCCGCCGCTCCTCAAGATGTGGCTGCCAGCAAGGATGGTGAgaaagaggctgaagaggccaaggctAAGCCTGCCAGTGAGAACCAGCAAGATGCTACCGTTAAGGAAGAGTTGTAG